One genomic segment of Thermovibrio guaymasensis includes these proteins:
- the truA gene encoding tRNA pseudouridine(38-40) synthase TruA, producing the protein MRNLKLTVEYLGTNYYGWQVLPDKPTVAGEIIKALRTILKEEVKLVGASRTDAGVHARGQVANFKTEKEIPKERLIRGLNGLLPPDIKVTKIEEVPLDFDSRRNAKGKEYLYRIFNRSIPSPFEYRRSWFFPFPLNTEKMAEASSFLIGVHDFTSFSKKDRSKEVNPIREVNEIKIEKIGNTIEIRVWGRSFLRHMVRVMVATLVKVGEGKLKPEDVKEILEGRNRERAPFLAPADGLYLEKVFYEDYPY; encoded by the coding sequence TTGCGGAATTTGAAACTTACAGTTGAGTACTTAGGAACTAACTACTACGGCTGGCAGGTTTTACCTGATAAACCAACAGTAGCAGGTGAAATAATAAAGGCTTTAAGAACAATTTTGAAGGAAGAGGTAAAGCTGGTAGGAGCAAGCAGGACAGATGCAGGAGTCCACGCAAGGGGTCAAGTTGCAAACTTTAAGACCGAAAAAGAGATACCAAAGGAGAGACTAATAAGAGGACTAAACGGTCTCCTACCTCCCGATATTAAAGTAACTAAGATTGAGGAAGTCCCTTTAGACTTTGACTCAAGGAGGAACGCAAAGGGAAAGGAGTACCTTTACAGGATATTTAACCGTTCAATTCCTAGTCCCTTTGAGTACAGAAGGAGTTGGTTCTTTCCCTTTCCCCTAAATACTGAAAAGATGGCTGAAGCCTCCAGTTTTCTGATTGGAGTCCATGACTTTACCTCCTTCAGCAAAAAGGACAGGAGCAAAGAGGTTAACCCTATTAGGGAAGTAAATGAGATAAAGATTGAGAAAATCGGAAATACAATAGAGATAAGAGTTTGGGGTCGCTCCTTCTTAAGGCACATGGTTAGGGTAATGGTGGCAACCCTTGTAAAAGTAGGGGAGGGAAAGTTAAAACCTGAAGACGTAAAAGAGATTCTTGAAGGGAGGAACAGGGAGAGAGCTCCCTTCCTAGCACCTGCAGATGGACTTTACCTTGAAAAGGTCTTCTATGAAGACTATCCTTATTGA